The Pan troglodytes isolate AG18354 chromosome 7, NHGRI_mPanTro3-v2.0_pri, whole genome shotgun sequence genome has a window encoding:
- the DEFA7 gene encoding defensin-7 precursor, whose protein sequence is MRTLTLLSAFLLVALQAWAEPLQARADEMPAQKQPPADDQDVVIYFSGDDSSSLQVPGSTKGLICHCRVLYCLFGEHLGGTSFIHGERYPICCY, encoded by the exons ATGAGGACCCTCACCCTCCTCTCTGCCTTTCTCCTGGTGGCCCTTCAGGCCTGGGCAGAGCCGCTCCAGGCAAGAGCTGATGAGATGCCAGCCCAGAAGCAGCCTCCAGCAGACGACCAGGATGTGGTCATTTACTTttcaggagatgacagctcctcTCTTCAGGTTCCAG GCTCAACAAAGGGCTTGATCTGCCATTGCAGAGTACTATACTGCCTTTTTGGAGAACATCTTGGTGGGACCTCCTTCATCCATGGTGAACGCTACCCAATCTGCTGCTACTAA